From a region of the Takifugu flavidus isolate HTHZ2018 chromosome 18, ASM371156v2, whole genome shotgun sequence genome:
- the si:ch211-256e16.3 gene encoding kelch-like protein 20: protein MAEVIAVNAGLALPPTMNGTLPIEEDVGVAPAAVSVPQTSEDYLFVEARHPSTVLQGLNSLRLNNAFCDVTLCCGGQEFPCHRIVLASFSSYFQAMFSTDLIESKQERVAINGVEPQMIGMLVSYAYTSEVYISKANVQALLAAANLLDVMAVREACCRFMERQMDEMNCVGIHCFAEAHSCKVLEKRSMEYILEHFGGVHKQEEFLSLCVDKLTEILASDFLNASKEEMVFEAAMLWLNKCPSRKQSFEKVLEHIRLPLISPYYLHDVIESLDVVKENPGCQKLISEAKDYLLLKDRRGELYCPRARPRRSTATAEVIVTVGGEDDKVVLRSVESFNPVTNQWKNLACLPFAVSKHGLVVSDSTLYLAGGEFPDGSASREMWRYDPCFDSWTEMAPMNVARSELGLVMLDGFVYAVGGWEGRSRLDSVECYNPHTNLWQFTESYKMAVTSPAVVALDGLLYVTGGAVLEDGDGTDLAQVYNPKSGGWTELAPMQIARSGSAACTLKGKIYVIGGWHASTENTDKVECYDPKTNQWTMCAPMKERRYRPGAAVVDGKIYVLGGEEGWDRYHDTIERYCEDTDTWEIVSEMTTSRSWLSCVSLQLRKDIHMGSCNGTPSDS, encoded by the exons ATGGCTGAAGTGATCGCAGTCAACGCCGGGCTGGCTTTGCCTCCCACCATGAACGGCACATTGCCGATAGAAGAGGACGTCGGAGTCGCTCCTGCCGCTGTGTCAGTCCCTCAGACGAGCGAGGACTACCTGTTTGTGGAAGCCAGACACCCCAGTACTGTTCTGCAGGGCCTCAATAGCCTCCGGCTCAACAACGCCTTCTGTGACGTCACCCTGTGTTGCGGGGGACAGGAGTTCCCTTGTCATCGCATTGTTTTGGCTTCCTTTAGCTCCTATTTCCAG GCCATGTTCTCCACTGACCTGATTGAGTCGAAACAAGAGCGAGTTGCCATCAATGGAGTCGAGCCTCAGATGATAGGCATGCTTGTGAGCTACGCCTACACATCTGAGGTCTACATTTCCAAGGCAAATGTGCAG GCCCTTCTGGCAGCAGCCAACCTGTTGGACGTGATGGCGGTACGAGAGGCCTGCTGTCGTTTTATGGAGCGTCAGATGGATGAGATGAACTGTGTGGGGATCCATTGCTTCGCTGAGGCCCATTCCTGTAAGGTGCTGGAAAAACGCAGTATGGAATACATTCTTGAGCACTTCGGCGGTGTTCATAAACAG GAGGAgtttttgtctctgtgtgtggacAAGCTGACTGAAATCCTCGCCAGTGACTTCCTCAATGCGTCAAAAGAGGAGATGGTGTTTGAGGCCGCAATGTTGTGGCTGAATAAATGCCCCTCCCGTAAACAAAGCTTTGAAAAG GTGCTCGAGCATATCAGACTGCCTCTCATCAGCCCATATTACCTCCACGATGTGATTGAATCTCTGGACGTGGTGAAGGAGAATCCAGGCTGCCAGAAGCTCATCTCAGAGGCTAAGGACTACCTTCTGCTAAAGGATCGTCGTGGAGAACTTTATTGCCCCAGAGCGAGGCCGCGCAGGTCCACGG ccacaGCTGAAGTGATCGTGACggtaggaggagaggatgatAAGGTGGTGCTGCGCAGCGTGGAGAGCTTTAATCCTGTGACGAATCAGTGGAAAAACCTGGCGTGCCTGCCTTTTGCTGTGAGCAAGCATGGACTGGTGGTGTCGG ATTCCACTCTATATTTGGCAGGAGGAGAGTTTCCTGACGGCTCGGCCAGCAGGGAGATGTGGCGTTACGACCCCTGCTTCGACTCCTGGACCGAGATGGCGCCGATGAATGTGGCTCGCTCAGAGTTGG GTCTGGTGATGCTGGATGGTTTTGTGTACGCCGTCGGTGGTTGGGAGGGACGCTCTCGTCTTGACTCGGTGGAGTGCTACAACCCTCACACCAACTTGTGGCAGTTTACAGAGTCGTACAAGATGGCCGTCACCAGTCCTGCTGTTGTGGCCCTGGACGGGCTGCTCTATGTGACTG GCGGAGCAGTTTTGGAGGATGGTGACGGCACCGACCTCGCGCAGGTATACAACCCTAAAAGCGGAGGATGGACTGAGCTAGCCCCCATGCAGATCGCTCGTTCCGGCTCCGCCGCTTGCACACTCAAGGGAAAGATTTATGTCATAG GGGGGTGGCACGCCTCAACAGAGAACACGGATAAAGTGGAGTGCTACGATCCAAAAACCAACCAGTGGACCATGTGTGCCCCCATGAAGGAACGGCGTTACCGGCCTGGCGCTGCTGTGGTGGATGGGAAGATTTACGTcctgggaggagaagaaggttgGGACAG GTATCATGACACTATAGAGAGGTACTGCGAGGACACCGACACGTGGGAGATTGTCAGCGAAATGACCACCAGTCGAAGCTGGCTGAGCTGTGTGTCGCTACAGCTGAGGAAAGACATCCACATGGGCAGCTGTAACGGAACGCCAAGCGACAGCTGA
- the LOC130514902 gene encoding cytochrome b-c1 complex subunit 2, mitochondrial produces MRGLRSFNCLPRRCYAAARRSQDLTVPLAGHKTVAPFPPQNVQVSKLPNGLVVASLENYSPLSRVGVFVKAGSRYETAENQGVSHVLRLAANLTTKGASAFKICRGVEALGGSLTVTSTRETMVYTVDCLREHLDSLMEYLGDVSTAQEFRPWEVSELVSRVKIDKAVAQQCPQTGVFEKLHEAAYKNALSNSLYCPDHMVGHISTNQLQSFVEDNFISGRMALVGIGVKHSVLRQVGEGLLSVRSGAATPADKAVYRGGELRVHTNDDLVHALIASEGAANGSAQANAFSVLQRILGSGPRVKRGSNITSKLCQGVAKATADPFDATAFSLSYSDSGLFGIYTVTQAGSAREVINAAVAQVRGVAEGNVSEADVTAAKNQVKTEYLMLMENSEVMLEEVGAQALAAAAYQQPDAVLQAVDAVTLDNVVKAAKTFVDGKKTMAALGHHTNTPFVDEI; encoded by the exons ATGAGAGGACTCCGGTCTTTTAACTGTCTCCCA AGACGTTGCTATGCTGCTGCCAGAAGGAGCCAAGATCTGACTGTACCCCTTGCTGGACACAAAACAGTGGCACCTTTCCCTCCCCAAAATGTCCAA GTGTCCAAGCTTCCGAATGGTCTGGTGGTCGCCTCTTTGGAGAACTATTCCCCCCTGTCCAGGGTTGGTGTGTTCGTGAAAGCAGGTAGTCGTTATGAGACGGCTGAAAACCAGGGCGTCTCTCACGTGCTGCGACTTGCAGCAAACCTG ACTACCAAAGGTGCGTCCGCCTTCAAGATCTGCCGTGGCGTGGAAGCTCTCGGGGGCAGCCTGAC CGTGACGTCCACGAGGGAGACCATGGTGTACACCGTAGACTGCTTGAGAGAGCATCT CGACTCTTTAATGGAGTATTTGGGCGACGTGAGCACAGCTCAGGAGTTCCGTCCATGGGAAGTGAGCGAACTGGTGTCCAGGGTGAAGATAGACAAGGCGGTGGCCCAGCAGTGTCCTCAGACAG gagtaTTTGAGAAGTTGCACGAGGCAGCATACAAGAACGCCCTGTCCAACTCTCTGTACTGTCCTGACCACATGGTCGGTCACATTTCTACTAACCAG cTGCAGTCATTCGTTGAGGACAATTTCATCTCTGGCAGGATGGCTCTTGTGGGCATAG GTGTAAAGCACTCTGTCTTGAGGCAAGTTGGCGAGGGGCTCCTGAGCGTCCGAAGCGGTGCTGCCACGCCCGCGGACAAGGCTGTGTATCGCGGAG GTGAGTTGCGAGTCCACACTAACGACGACCTGGTCCACGCGCTGATCGCCAGCGAAGGCGCCGCCAACGGCAGCGCACAGGCTAATGCCTTTAGCGTGTTGCAGAGGATCCTGGGATCTGGGCCACGGGTGAAGCGAGGCTCCAACATCACCAGTAAATTGTGCCAGGGTGTCGCCAAAGCTACCGCAGACCCTTTTGAt GCCACAGCCTTCAGTTTGTCGTACTCGGACTCCGGCCTGTTCGGGATCTACACCGTCACACAGGCTGGCTCCGCAAGAGAG GTGATCAACGCGGCCGTGGCTCAGGTGAGAGGCGTGGCCGAGGGCAACGTGTCTGAGGCCGACGTCACCGCAGCAAA GAACCAGGTGAAAACCGAGTACCTGATGCTGATGGAAAACTCTGAGGTCATGTTAGAGGAAGTGGGCGCTCAGGCTCTGGCTGCCGCCGCTTACCAGCAACCGGACGCCGTTCTGCAGGCTGTAGATGCCGTCACCCTGGATAATGTCGTCAAG GCTGCAAAGACATTTGTGGATGGGAAGAAGACCATGGCAGCTCTTGGGCACCATACGAATACCCCATTCGTTGATGAAatatga